The Calditerricola satsumensis genome contains the following window.
GGCGCAACTGGCGCTTCGCGTTGACCAGCGCCTTGGCCAGGTCCAGCACATCTTCTTCATCCATGCTCAGCACATAAAACGCCAACCGCCCGGCGGTTTTTGGACCGATGCCGGGCAGCTTCATCAATCCCTCGATCAGCTTGGCGATGGGTTCCGGGTAAACCATGCCATCCCCTCAGAACAGTCCAGGAAGGTTGATCCCGCCCGCCAGCTTGCCCATGTCGCGCTCGATCAGCTCGTCAACCGCCTTCAACGCGTTGTTCACCGCTGCGCGCACCAAGTCTTCGAGCATTTCCACGTCATCCGGATCCACCGCCTCCGGCCGAATGCGCACCGCGAGCACCTCTTTATGTCCGTTCATCGTGACGGTCACCATGCCCCCTCCGGCCGTTCCTTCCACCGTCTTGTTTTTGAGCTCGGCCTGCATCTGCTGCATCTGTTCCTGCAGTTTCTTTACCTGCTTCATCATTTGGTTCATGTTGCCGCCAAACCGCATGCCGGTTCCCTCCTAGTCGCGAATCTCCACAAGGGCATCGCCCACCAGCCGCCGCGCTTCCTCGACGATCGGGTCCCGTTCCGGCTCGCGTTCCGCCGTCACCGCCTGCTGCCGCTCGCCGCTTGCAGCCTCGCGCATCGCCCACTGCTCCTCAAGCAGTGTGACGACCCGGCACGCGCGCCCCAGCACGTCACGCAACACCTCTTCGATCAACTGCTTGCGCGGCGGTTTCTCCGTCGCTTCCCGGTGAAACTGGTTTTTGAAGGCCAACACCACACCGTCGGCCGACGCAGCCACCGGACGGCCATCGACCAACAGGGCGTGCACCTGCAGGCTGCGCGCCTTGACCGCCGCCAACACCTTCGGCCACAGCTTGACCACCTCGGCCAACTGATCCGGCGTTCCTGCGCGCGCCACCGCCTCCACCTGCGCCCACGGCACCCGCGGTTCGTCCCCCGAGCGACGGGAAGTGGAAGCCGCCGGCAGCTCCGTCGTCGTTGGCGCCGCAACAGCCGCGCCGCTCGCCTGGCTCCCATTTGCACCGCTTCGGCCGCTGCGCACGCGCTTGAGCTCCTCTTCCACCTGCCGCAACCGGGCCTCCAGGGCCGCGATCCGCTGCATCAGCGCCGGTTCCACGCTGCCGGCAGGCGATGCCGCCGGCGAGGGCTTGCCGGAGGAGAGGGCCAACTTCACCAGCACCGTCTCCAACAGAATCCGCCCGTACGGCGTCCAGCGCATCTCCGCCTGGGTGCGCGTCAACTCTTCGATGACGGCAAACAGCCGATCCACGGCAACCCCTTCGGCCAGGGCAGCGAGGGCCTCGTCACCCTGCACCCGCTCGCGCGCTTCCGGCATGTCAGGCGCGATACGGATGAGAAGGAGCTCGCGACACAATTCGAGCAGCTCCTTCGTGACGCGTTCGGGATCTTTCCCCTGGGCAATGAGGTCGTTCAGCCCTTCCACCACGCCGGCGGCATCCCCGTGGATGAGGCGCGAGAGCAGCCGAATGGCGGCCTCTTCCTCAACGCCCCCTGTCACCGCCATGACGTCCTCAACGGTGATGCGCGACGGGCAAAAAGAAAAAACCTGGTCCAACAGGCTGAGGGCGTCCCGCATGCCGCCGTCTGCCGCGCGTGCCAGACGCACGAGGGCACGTTCCTCGGCCTCCACGCCGCTTTCGGCGCAGATCGCCCGCAGCTGCTTCACCAAGTCGGCCAGACCAATGCGCCGAAACGCAAAGCGTTGGCAACGGGACACCACGGTGGCCGGCAATTTGTGCGGCTCGGTGGTGGCCAGGATGAACAGCACGTGAGCGGGAGGCTCCTCCAACGTCTTCAGCAGGGCGTTGAAGGCCTCCGTGGTCAACATGTGCACCTCGTCGATGATGTACACCTTGTAGCGGACCTGCGTGGGGGCAAACTTAACGTGTTCGCGGATGTCGCGAATCTCGTCCACGCCGCGGTTGGACGCCGCGTCAATTTCCACGACATCCACCACCGCCCCGGCGGTGATGCCTTCACATGCCGCACAGCGGTTGCACGGCTCCGGCGCCGGCCCCTGTTCGCAATTGACCGCTTTGGCCAAAATTTTGGCCGTGCTGGTTTTGCCCGTTCCCCGCGGGCCCGCGAAAAGATACGCATGCGCAATGCGGCCTTCGCGCAATGCATTCTGGAGGGTTCGCGTCACGTGCTCCTGCCCCACGACATCGGCAAAGCGCTGAGGACGCCACACCCGATACAACGCGCGGTAGGTCATGGCCGACCACTCCGGTTCGTTCCGACATCGTTCACTTTATTATACCGCGGGGCCGCGGTGGACGCCAAATGGCGGGACGGTCACCTCCCGGCTGTACGCGCCTTACGATGAGGATATCGAGATGATGATATGGAACGTCGTGCCATACCCCTTTGTCGACACGCGAATGGCCCCGCCGATATCGTGGATGATGCGCTGGCAGACGGGCAACCCTAAGCCGGTCCCGTTCTCTTTCGTCGTGAAGAACGGATCAAAAATTTTGTCCAAAACGTAAGGCGGAATGCCCGGGCCGGTGTCGTGGATGTCGATGCTGACCGTCTTTTCCTTTTCGTCAATGCGGTAGGAAATGGTCAAGGTGCCCTCGTTGCCCATCGCTTCAATCCCATTTTTGCAAATGTTGAGAAACACTTGTTTTAAGAGCTCGCTGTCCCCGATCACCATGGGCAAGTTGCCGTCCAGGTGTTCCACCACCTCGATGCCGTGCAACAGCGCCTCGCTGCGCACGATGGGCATAATCTCGGCCAACACGTGGTTCAAGTCGACCAACTGGTATTGCACGTCACGGGGTTTGCTGAGCAGGAGCAGCTCGCTCACCAAGGCGTTGATCCGGTTCAATTCGTTCAGCATGATCTCGGTGAACTGCTTTTCCTTCTGCAACCCCTTTTCCTCGAGCGAATGGCGCAGCATCTGCACAAACCCTTTTATGGACGTGAGGGGGTTGCGAATCTCGTGGGCCGTACCCGCGGCAATCTGGCCGATCATCGCCAAACGGTCGTGGCGCTGAATCTGCTCTTCCAACGAACGAAGATTCGTCACGTCTTTGAACACGAGATACGCCCCAATCGCGTTTCCTTGCTCGTCGCGAACGGTATCCGAATCGATGAGGAGCTCATAGCGTTGGATTCCGTTGTTCCAGGTGATGGCGTAATTTCTCACCTTTACCCCTTCGAGCAGCGTTCTTCGCAAAATTCGGTGTTCTTCCGGCAAATCAGCCAACACGTCGTCCACCTTGGCGTTGATCAGCTGGTGCTTCGCCAAACCGAAAATCTCACAGGCCATCTGGCTGACTTCAACGATGCGGCCGTCGCGATTGATGAGCACAATGCCGAGGTTGATGTCAAAAACCAGGCGACGAAAAAACGTCTCGGGCAAGGAAATTTGGGTGGGACTCGCATCAGGGAACGCAAAGAGATACCCGTCGGCGAACAAATCGGAAAGCACTTCCGACACGTACACGCGCGTTCGTTTGGTGGTTCCATCGGCGCAGCGAAGATCCACCACCGGAACAGGGTGAACGAAGGTAGCCGCCGCGCGCTCGGCCAACGCGCGAAACACCGGCTGCTCCACATCGCCGTGGACAAACGCGTCGAGCAGACGCCCTCGCACCTCAGGATCCTGGTAACCCGTCACGCGCAAAAAAAGTTCGCTTACCCCGCGGACCATCCCATGTCGATCGGTGAGGATCAGGGCGTTATCGGAACGATAAAGCCAATCTTGAAATGCGGATTCGGGAATCCTGGTCCGAACCTGAACGTGTCCCACCCCGTCACCCCCAGAATCAGAAACCGACCCTTCCTTGTATAAAGTTTCGCTGGATAAAGTTTCGCTCCCCCATTTTCTATTCTCTTCTTTTGATGAAGCTTTGGCAAGGTATTCTAGTAAGGAAACAAAAAACGCCACCTGGCTCCCTTGCCAAGTGGCGTGTGCCGGCAACGCTGTGCCGTGCACCTGTCTTCGATACCGCGTCACCCGAGCGTTACCCAAGCGCGAGGCTCGAACCAGGCGCCCCTGCGGCACACGGGGTGGCCCGCTTACGGCTGCTTCCTTCCGGACCTGACCGGGTTCACGGGCTCCCGTTGCGCAGGACCCGATTGTCAACGCCTCCCGACTTGGGCCAGCCTCGACAAACGGGTACCTCGGACAGGCTTCGACCCCGCTATAGCGGATTGCGGGTTACAGGGCACCGCTACCTCCCCGTCTAGCACGGCACAGTACAGTATACCATCGGTTTTGGGACGATTCAATAGCAAATCCCGTAAAGCTGTCCGCGTTGCGGGACGCCAAACAAAAATGCGTGCGCAAGCTTACCCTTTTACCGTGGGAGTGGAAGACGAATGGCGAACAAGAGCGTGGCCAAAGGACGCGAACGGGAAGTGGCGCGGCCGCGCGGTAAGGGGTATCGACGGTGGCAAGCCCCTGCCTAGCCCAAAACCTTGCGTTTCAGTATCCCGACATCTTCTTTGACTTTCATGAGCTCGATTCTCCACGTGTCCAATGCATGTTCGATGTAAGCCTTGACCTCCTTGTTTTCCAGCTTCATTTCCGCAATTTCCATCCGAAGTTCCGCCAACTCTTTCCTGATGGGTCTCAACTCGTCCTCAATCATGGCTTTGTTGAGCTTCATCATGGCATTGATGACTTCGCTGAAACGCTGATTGATTGCCTCAGTAATCTCCTGCACAATCTCGGTTTTGAGTTCCTGCTTAAACTCCCTCAAGCGCGCGTCCAAATAGTCTTTGGTCACGAGATTGTCGGCCATGTCGCTCCTCCTCTTTCCCTGTGCTCCTCCTTCCCTTGTCCCCATTTTACCCTGTGAAACCCCCATAGGCGATGAAAACCGTCGACAGAAACAACCCTCATGTGGCGTCCTGCCACAAGACA
Protein-coding sequences here:
- a CDS encoding YbaB/EbfC family nucleoid-associated protein — encoded protein: MRFGGNMNQMMKQVKKLQEQMQQMQAELKNKTVEGTAGGGMVTVTMNGHKEVLAVRIRPEAVDPDDVEMLEDLVRAAVNNALKAVDELIERDMGKLAGGINLPGLF
- the dnaX gene encoding DNA polymerase III subunit gamma/tau, giving the protein MTYRALYRVWRPQRFADVVGQEHVTRTLQNALREGRIAHAYLFAGPRGTGKTSTAKILAKAVNCEQGPAPEPCNRCAACEGITAGAVVDVVEIDAASNRGVDEIRDIREHVKFAPTQVRYKVYIIDEVHMLTTEAFNALLKTLEEPPAHVLFILATTEPHKLPATVVSRCQRFAFRRIGLADLVKQLRAICAESGVEAEERALVRLARAADGGMRDALSLLDQVFSFCPSRITVEDVMAVTGGVEEEAAIRLLSRLIHGDAAGVVEGLNDLIAQGKDPERVTKELLELCRELLLIRIAPDMPEARERVQGDEALAALAEGVAVDRLFAVIEELTRTQAEMRWTPYGRILLETVLVKLALSSGKPSPAASPAGSVEPALMQRIAALEARLRQVEEELKRVRSGRSGANGSQASGAAVAAPTTTELPAASTSRRSGDEPRVPWAQVEAVARAGTPDQLAEVVKLWPKVLAAVKARSLQVHALLVDGRPVAASADGVVLAFKNQFHREATEKPPRKQLIEEVLRDVLGRACRVVTLLEEQWAMREAASGERQQAVTAEREPERDPIVEEARRLVGDALVEIRD
- a CDS encoding ATP-binding protein → MTGYQDPEVRGRLLDAFVHGDVEQPVFRALAERAAATFVHPVPVVDLRCADGTTKRTRVYVSEVLSDLFADGYLFAFPDASPTQISLPETFFRRLVFDINLGIVLINRDGRIVEVSQMACEIFGLAKHQLINAKVDDVLADLPEEHRILRRTLLEGVKVRNYAITWNNGIQRYELLIDSDTVRDEQGNAIGAYLVFKDVTNLRSLEEQIQRHDRLAMIGQIAAGTAHEIRNPLTSIKGFVQMLRHSLEEKGLQKEKQFTEIMLNELNRINALVSELLLLSKPRDVQYQLVDLNHVLAEIMPIVRSEALLHGIEVVEHLDGNLPMVIGDSELLKQVFLNICKNGIEAMGNEGTLTISYRIDEKEKTVSIDIHDTGPGIPPYVLDKIFDPFFTTKENGTGLGLPVCQRIIHDIGGAIRVSTKGYGTTFHIIISISSS